One region of Marinitoga litoralis genomic DNA includes:
- a CDS encoding sugar ABC transporter substrate-binding protein, whose amino-acid sequence MKKVLLALLVIFTITIYAVDVGIVLPTKDEPRWVQDETRFRDALKDTNVSVEVLFSQGNPAKERQNVEALLSKGIKVLIICPHDAVAAAGTVDLAKKAGVTVISYDRLVTNTESVDYYVTFDSVEVGRAQGQFLVDNATGKNNPLYLYAGALSDNNAFLFFQGAWEVLQPKIADGTFRIVNSSEAVKLQNKKELTREEMARIINQITTDWSFTVARRKAEDNLTRAKKTDKGTVFILAPNDGTARAIADAFRQDRDVKMYYVTGQDAEKASIQYIIDGKQSMTVFKDVRLLVKDAISLAQFVLKGVKLITPQSYDNGAKMVPAIQSNIAVVTKDNVKKVLIDSGYYKESDFRW is encoded by the coding sequence ATGAAAAAGGTTTTATTGGCATTATTAGTTATTTTTACTATTACTATTTACGCAGTTGACGTAGGTATTGTTCTTCCTACAAAGGATGAACCAAGATGGGTACAAGACGAAACAAGATTTAGAGATGCATTAAAAGACACAAATGTATCTGTAGAAGTTTTATTCAGTCAAGGTAATCCTGCAAAAGAAAGACAAAACGTTGAAGCATTACTTTCAAAAGGTATTAAAGTTTTAATTATATGTCCTCATGATGCTGTTGCAGCAGCTGGTACTGTTGATTTAGCTAAAAAAGCTGGCGTTACAGTTATTTCATATGATAGATTAGTAACTAATACTGAATCAGTAGATTATTATGTAACTTTTGATAGTGTAGAAGTTGGTAGAGCACAAGGTCAATTCTTAGTTGATAATGCAACAGGAAAAAATAATCCATTATACTTATATGCTGGCGCATTATCAGATAATAATGCATTTTTATTCTTCCAAGGTGCTTGGGAAGTATTACAACCAAAAATTGCTGATGGTACATTCAGAATTGTTAACTCTTCAGAAGCTGTTAAATTACAAAACAAAAAAGAATTAACAAGAGAAGAAATGGCTAGAATAATTAACCAAATTACAACAGATTGGTCATTTACAGTAGCTAGAAGAAAAGCAGAAGATAACTTAACAAGAGCAAAGAAAACAGATAAAGGTACAGTATTTATTTTAGCTCCAAATGACGGTACTGCTAGAGCTATAGCAGATGCTTTCAGACAAGACAGAGATGTAAAAATGTATTATGTAACAGGACAAGATGCTGAAAAAGCTTCAATTCAATACATAATAGATGGAAAACAATCAATGACAGTATTTAAAGACGTAAGATTATTAGTTAAAGATGCTATCAGCTTAGCACAATTCGTATTAAAAGGCGTAAAATTAATTACTCCTCAATCATATGACAATGGTGCAAAAATGGTTCCTGCAATTCAATCAAACATCGCTGTTGTTACAAAGGACAACGTAAAGAAAGTTTTAATTGATTCAGGATATTATAAAGAATCAGATTTTAGATGGTAA
- a CDS encoding ATP-binding cassette domain-containing protein: protein MSEYILEMKNITKEFPGVKALDNVNFKVKKGEIHCLIGENGSGKSTLMKVLSGYHKYGTYDGQIIFEGKEQRFNTIYDSEKVGIVTIYQELALIPELTVYENIFLGHEIKNRGMIDWNETITESKKVLKKLGYENLDTSKKVKDFGVGIQQIIEIAKAISKNVKLLILDEPTSALNEADSENLLRIVKDLKNHGITSILISHKLNEVLEVADTITVLRDGLTITTIENKNISENDIIKHMVGREINDIYPKRNHEIGEKIFEIKDWKAYDKKNERFVVKSANFHVKKGEIVGIAGLIGAGRTELAHSIFGNPDDYNVSGELYFEGEKRVFKTPSDAIKAGIAYVSEDRKGNGLILDFDIKTNITIANLKEISKGIFVNENEEVIISEEYRNSLKIKSHSIEQKVLNLSGGNQQKVSLAKWLFVKPKLLILDEPTRGIDVGAKHEIYTIMNKLVEEGMSIIMISSELPEVLGMSDRIYVMSGGKITGELSGEEATQEKIMAMAVDY, encoded by the coding sequence TTGAGCGAATATATTCTTGAAATGAAAAATATTACGAAAGAATTTCCTGGTGTAAAGGCTTTGGATAACGTAAATTTTAAAGTAAAAAAAGGCGAGATTCACTGTCTTATTGGTGAAAATGGTTCTGGAAAATCTACATTGATGAAGGTACTTAGTGGATATCATAAATATGGGACATATGATGGTCAAATAATATTTGAAGGTAAAGAACAAAGGTTTAATACTATATATGATAGTGAAAAGGTTGGTATAGTTACAATCTACCAAGAATTAGCATTAATACCAGAATTAACCGTGTATGAGAATATCTTTTTAGGACATGAAATCAAAAACAGAGGAATGATAGATTGGAACGAAACTATTACTGAATCAAAAAAGGTACTTAAAAAATTAGGGTATGAAAATTTAGATACTTCAAAAAAAGTTAAGGATTTTGGTGTTGGGATTCAACAAATTATCGAAATTGCAAAGGCTATTAGTAAGAATGTAAAATTATTAATTTTAGATGAGCCAACATCTGCTTTAAATGAAGCTGATAGTGAAAACTTATTGCGTATAGTAAAAGACTTAAAAAATCATGGCATTACTTCAATTTTAATATCTCATAAACTTAATGAGGTATTAGAAGTAGCTGACACCATCACTGTATTAAGGGATGGTCTAACTATAACAACAATTGAGAATAAGAATATATCGGAAAATGATATCATTAAACATATGGTAGGTAGGGAAATTAATGATATTTATCCAAAAAGAAATCATGAAATTGGAGAAAAAATATTTGAAATAAAAGATTGGAAAGCCTACGATAAGAAGAATGAAAGATTTGTAGTTAAATCAGCTAATTTCCATGTAAAAAAAGGAGAAATAGTTGGAATTGCTGGACTTATTGGTGCAGGAAGAACAGAACTTGCACATAGTATTTTTGGTAATCCTGATGATTATAATGTAAGTGGTGAATTATATTTCGAAGGAGAAAAGAGAGTATTTAAAACGCCTTCAGATGCTATAAAAGCTGGAATTGCTTATGTTTCTGAAGATAGAAAAGGTAATGGATTAATATTAGACTTTGATATTAAAACTAATATCACTATTGCAAATTTAAAAGAAATATCTAAAGGTATATTTGTTAATGAAAATGAAGAAGTAATTATTTCAGAAGAATATAGAAATTCATTAAAAATAAAATCTCATAGCATAGAACAAAAAGTATTAAATCTTAGTGGTGGTAATCAACAAAAAGTATCTCTTGCAAAATGGTTATTTGTTAAACCAAAATTATTAATTTTGGATGAACCTACAAGAGGTATAGACGTTGGAGCAAAACATGAAATTTATACTATTATGAACAAATTGGTTGAAGAAGGTATGAGTATTATTATGATTTCTTCTGAATTACCTGAAGTTTTAGGAATGAGTGACAGAATATATGTTATGTCTGGTGGAAAAATCACTGGAGAATTAAGTGGCGAAGAAGCAACACAAGAAAAAATTATGGCAATGGCTGTAGATTATTAG
- a CDS encoding sugar ABC transporter permease: MLNELITLLKKNIREYGMYIALVIIMLIFSFLTDGLFLSSRNISNLFNQMGYIAVLAVGMTLVIVIRHIDLSVGFGAGFLGAIAALLMMQYNMPTLPTVILVLILGMIFGLIIGFLVSFIGIPSFVATLAGMMIFRGALLVSTQDTGTIIVMNDTFNNIGNGYIPDIFNNENIHLTTLLIGLIIILLYVYFEIKKRNNKIKYNFEVLSIPVFTLKLLLISSIIGYIFWILANYNGLSWTFVIVLIVTFIYHILTTKTALGRHIYAVGGNPEAAKLSGISLNKITLFVFGSMGLLTALSGILYTSRFQSATPTAGTLFELDAIAAAYVGGVSAAGGVGKVTNSIVGALVMASLINGMNLIGVGISYQYIIRGAVLVAAVIFDIKTRSKAS; this comes from the coding sequence ATGTTAAATGAATTAATTACCCTACTTAAAAAGAATATAAGAGAATATGGTATGTATATTGCTCTTGTAATTATTATGTTAATATTCTCATTTTTAACAGATGGACTTTTTCTTTCATCAAGAAACATTAGTAATTTATTCAACCAAATGGGTTATATTGCTGTATTAGCTGTTGGTATGACATTAGTTATTGTTATTAGACATATTGACCTTTCTGTTGGTTTTGGAGCTGGTTTTTTAGGTGCTATTGCTGCATTATTAATGATGCAATATAATATGCCGACTTTACCTACAGTTATATTAGTATTAATTTTAGGAATGATTTTCGGTTTAATTATTGGTTTCTTAGTTTCATTCATTGGCATTCCTTCATTTGTGGCCACTTTGGCTGGTATGATGATTTTTAGAGGTGCATTATTAGTTTCAACACAAGATACTGGTACAATTATTGTAATGAACGATACATTTAATAACATTGGAAATGGATATATTCCTGATATATTTAATAATGAAAATATTCATTTAACTACATTATTAATTGGATTAATAATTATATTATTATATGTTTATTTTGAAATCAAAAAAAGAAATAATAAAATAAAATATAATTTTGAAGTATTATCAATCCCTGTTTTCACTTTAAAATTATTATTAATTTCATCAATAATTGGATACATTTTCTGGATTTTAGCAAATTATAATGGTTTATCATGGACATTTGTTATTGTTTTAATAGTTACTTTTATATATCATATTTTAACTACAAAAACTGCTTTAGGTCGTCATATATATGCTGTTGGTGGTAATCCAGAAGCTGCTAAATTAAGCGGTATTAGTTTAAATAAAATTACTTTATTTGTTTTTGGATCTATGGGATTATTAACTGCACTATCTGGTATTTTATATACTTCAAGATTCCAATCTGCTACACCTACAGCTGGTACATTGTTTGAGCTTGATGCTATTGCTGCTGCATATGTTGGTGGTGTTTCTGCAGCTGGTGGTGTTGGTAAGGTTACAAATTCTATTGTCGGTGCATTAGTTATGGCTTCTCTTATAAACGGTATGAACTTAATTGGTGTAGGTATTTCATATCAATACATTATTAGAGGTGCTGTTTTAGTTGCTGCTGTTATATTTGATATTAAAACTAGAAGTAAAGCTTCTTAA
- a CDS encoding diguanylate cyclase domain-containing protein — translation MKINFDEFGFLYVFLDENGIILDINAFGCKLIGLPKEDIIGKNVFTNFIPEEDRDNRFLNFKTFLNDTNNTFRKSSYMRFITSKKKEVFLELYSSIAYNDNNEKIGFISFGFDVTEKILYENLINKINEINMLIIKAFSIDENDIFDFFLDEAIKIIDGADAGSILMKKDDGLFHFVAAKNFDFEKIKNVKLTKDMLFPQKEVTIRRYIKNEYGSEKDLEAMKEYGKIEKIKSTLVIPINIDNKLEGSINLDSFKSENAFNENDIKLGEIVSNELSQVIKRKKLEKKLKYMALHDQLTTLPNRAFFIEYSESFINYANRNNIEFAIAYFDLKKFKSINDKYGHDAGDYFLYQFADTLKNSIRNSDFPARIGGDEFVVLFPNITKNTIIEVINRLNENLSKPFNYNNHLFKIEFNCGISLYPKDSSKLEELITYADKAMYKAKTNDKLFEFYEGV, via the coding sequence ATGAAAATTAATTTTGATGAATTTGGTTTTTTGTATGTTTTTCTAGATGAAAATGGAATAATATTGGATATAAATGCTTTTGGATGTAAATTAATAGGGCTTCCAAAAGAAGATATTATAGGAAAAAATGTTTTTACTAATTTCATCCCTGAAGAAGATAGGGATAACAGGTTTTTAAATTTCAAAACATTTTTAAATGATACTAATAATACTTTCAGAAAAAGTTCATATATGAGATTTATTACCTCTAAAAAAAAGGAAGTTTTTTTAGAATTATATAGTTCAATAGCATATAATGATAATAATGAAAAAATCGGATTTATAAGTTTTGGTTTTGATGTTACTGAAAAAATACTATATGAAAATTTGATTAATAAAATTAATGAAATTAATATGTTAATCATTAAAGCCTTTTCTATAGACGAAAATGATATTTTTGATTTTTTCTTAGATGAAGCTATAAAAATTATAGATGGAGCTGATGCTGGAAGTATATTAATGAAAAAAGATGATGGCCTTTTTCATTTTGTAGCTGCAAAAAACTTTGATTTTGAAAAAATAAAAAATGTGAAATTAACAAAAGATATGTTGTTTCCACAAAAAGAGGTTACTATACGAAGATATATAAAAAACGAATATGGTTCAGAAAAAGATTTAGAAGCGATGAAAGAATATGGCAAAATAGAAAAAATAAAATCAACTTTAGTAATACCTATTAATATAGATAATAAATTAGAAGGATCAATAAATTTAGATTCATTCAAAAGCGAGAATGCTTTCAATGAAAATGATATTAAATTAGGAGAAATTGTTTCTAATGAATTATCCCAAGTTATAAAAAGAAAAAAGCTAGAGAAAAAACTTAAATATATGGCTTTACACGATCAATTAACTACTTTACCAAATAGAGCATTTTTTATTGAATATTCAGAGAGTTTTATAAATTATGCAAATCGAAATAATATTGAATTTGCTATTGCTTATTTTGATTTAAAAAAATTTAAATCTATTAATGATAAATATGGTCATGATGCCGGAGATTATTTTTTATACCAATTTGCAGATACTTTAAAAAATTCTATTAGAAATAGCGACTTCCCCGCTAGAATTGGTGGAGATGAATTTGTTGTATTATTTCCAAATATAACTAAAAATACTATAATTGAGGTTATAAATAGATTAAATGAGAATTTGAGTAAACCATTTAACTATAACAATCATTTATTTAAAATAGAATTTAATTGTGGAATCAGTTTATATCCAAAAGACAGCAGCAAATTAGAAGAATTAATAACTTATGCAGATAAAGCTATGTACAAAGCAAAAACAAATGATAAATTATTCGAATTTTATGAAGGAGTTTAA